A region from the Drosophila takahashii strain IR98-3 E-12201 chromosome 2L, DtakHiC1v2, whole genome shotgun sequence genome encodes:
- the Ziz gene encoding dedicator of cytokinesis protein 9 isoform X8: MERKFTRGLNKLGSAVQMRENVSQLVRESAVLNKPLVVEPIDFEAFIAKNKTVIQNDPQRELLIYPADDVSEIIMPRKQRTNAKSVADRFDPPNEAIVCPLHGPSIIANGNGHSQVSRQGSLQSNGSHHNGNGNGHTSSSSSSSLSNSNGHGQLSRKSSQCSNGSSSHKDSSYESALSSITLRSHLAQPEEVDEFADDGHGEDMIDGQPHGSRAECTRFTRQALYTYRAKNHLIHYKYNAYGGNCHDLPSISPAEELLEEVYEIDADQDRIDEQMTRSQADTITKQGYLLKGPDSASDRMFANIGNKSFKRRYCYLRQEIDGTYILELHKDEKQGEAKATIVMDFCTDVVQNPKRGRFCFELRMTTGHKSFTLAAENEQDFKDWLSKINSVLAQNRAQEEKRNASLERQPSIGSNPGPQLQPPAMEPPTFGTLKGLDQSLHPQLMKYGRETDHSIALARREQRRRLFACYQSPAKSSGSDNVEQYREHFGTRLLLTCHNLRFRLQCIPQDEGSAAGVEQQVEPYITSLALYDAKANRKLSENFYFNVNEQWAAQLLPNTPVPSSVAGCGVPRKSAEGDERSSASQAPHSLFDGVSAELLRSNRQQFQQLRQCMLSVTAPHADIYLVVRVEKLLQSGIAQAAEPYLKAGKDPKLGQKVYKAAKSCAQHIGHYRQPFAWAARPLFKQYSHELDVDPKREFEFSPIYRQELPKLRDDELLKLLIDYRKPEKLSKLTIIPGSLKMQMQFLDQTTPCGLSKSLAPLSTFSPNSKQSPTVELAEFQSQSERDAHPYTSFCNHLYVYPLSLQFDSQKLFSRARNITVVVELRDGDGEYSKPLKCIYGRPGQDLLVSQIACPVLHHNVTPTWYEEIKLRLPLGLFPEHHLLFSFYHVSCNLSKKRDAHAAFETPIGYAWLPLLQKNRICLEEQQLPVAATLPVGYLSIQPLGWGKGQNCGPDIQWIDNQRNLYTVGLRLDSTVLTADQHLHNFFGHCERLLEGGKTGAVPAETETCKILKAAHAIDMKSLINYLPTLLNELFTLLVHTQSEEIGLNVIRLITNIIHLISDQAKRADLLAAYVKYVFHAPYYSQQTARQRTVHGELCRHLPYLLNPSNPDFLIVNKFMRYSSIFFDLIVKSMAQHLLATGRIRMLRNERFPKEYADRVEQLIKALMPYITTRFEDLGEETNLLNRSLSKFVRQCLTYMDRGFVFRLIRCYMGEFSPGNPRILHEYKFNFLQEICQHEHYVPLNLPFVLNPKNRPPEMMQHFTLSEQFCRQHFLSGLLLQELKSSLNEVGHVRRHGLGIFKDLLAKHELDNRYQQRGQLSRIALLYVPWLGVVMDNIHRIDDLSESGACTPNGHVYADSASYTKRLSCSSSYVFSKDSSTFGSLTSTPRSKNRLTVHCDQPSPYRTSVHIKEHNYLAAIAGQPISNGISNLSLNSNTDSGHSQDTTTIGAYTNGDTDVALRNGHNRSVSVTHAQILSRCDKFSSVESKDLLLGFLFIIKHLSQDQMVGWWQNCNESETLQFLSILDLCLLQFRYVGKKSVVITSDTRQGRLAKANTLPARTQPPTGLENGNQEQQPNSGTLNQTREHLLEDMDTLARSQLALYESNLATEVGMIILDCLGMYVLQFRQLLADSLILPKVARVYLRFLQLGQSERLSKHVFAALRAFINNYAMALFKGNAMLCGQMVYELLKACDSRLVEIRHESCAVLYLLMRSNFEFSGRKALTRVHLQVIISVSQMIGNVIGLNNARFQESLSIINSYANSDKAMKGTGFPMEVKDLTRRVRTVLMATAQMQAHHMDPERLLELQHSLANSYASTPELRHTWLVTMARNHEQNGNFSESACCHLHIAALMCEYLRLRGGCSLSWSSTAFGKISRNIPLDEQGLKLDAGAQDSQYTEQMLLEQLKQCADFLDRAERFECLGELYKLILPMYERDRSYLDLAHCYEHLTQAYNKIVEVNRSGKRMLGRFYRVVFYGMMYFEEDHAIEYVYKEPKLTSLSEISERLAKQYKEKFGADVVKMIMDSSPVKVDELDAKLAYIQVTHVIPFFSKDELDQRLNEFEQNHDVDTFMYETPFTKSGAARGSVEEQWKRKTVIKTQYSFPYVLKRIPVKSREIIELSPIEVAIDEMQSKVSELEEIILPPADVKKLQLRLQGSVAVTVNAGPLAYAHAFLDAKVVNNFSLDRVGDLKDVFRDFIVVCQKALFLNERIISADQKEYHHVLKENYEKLCLALSELLDDESFQPLGDDADSINQRNSMALFNAISGASHNSSTA; encoded by the exons AACAAGCCACTCGTCGTGGAGCCGATCGACTTCGAAGCCTTtatagctaaaaataaaactgttaTCCAAAATGATCCACAGAGGGAGCTGCTCATCTATCCCGCCGATGATGTCTCG GAGATTATTATGCCGCGTAAGCAGCGCACCAATGCCAAGTCAGTGGCCGACAGATTCGATCCTCCCAACGAGGCGATCGTGTGCCCACTCCATGGTCCATCCATAATTGCGAATGGAAATGGGCACAGTCAAGTGAGTCGACAGGGAAGCCTTCAGTCAAACGGGAGTCACCACAATGGAAATGGCAATGGacacaccagcagcagcagtagcagcagcttGAGCAATTCCAATGGTCATGGCCAACTCTCCAGAAAGAGTTCACAGTGCTCGAATGGCTCGTCCAGTCACAAGGATTCCTCGTATGAGTCAGCCCTGTCCTCCATCACGCTCCGTTCGCACCTGGCTCAGCCGGAGGAGGTGGATGAGTTTGCGGACGATGGCCATGGCGAGGATATGATCGATGGACAGCCTCACGGATCCAGAGCCGAATGCACCCGATTCACACGGCAGGCTTTGTACACCTATAGAGCAAAGAACCACTTGATTCACTATAAATATAATGCGTATGGTGGAAATTGCCATGATCTGCCCAG CATCTCGCCTGCCGAGGAACTGCTGGAGGAGGTCTATGAAATCGATGCAGATCAGGATCGCATTGACGAGCAGATGACTCGCTCCCAGGCGGATACCATTACCAAACAGGGTTATCTCCTGAAAGGACCCGATTCGGCCTCCGATCGAATGTTTGCGAATATTGGCAACAAGTCGTTTAAGCGTCGCTATTGCTATTTGCGGCAGGAGATTGATGGGACCTACATATTGGAACTGCACAAGGACGAGAAGCAGGGCGAAGCCAAAGCCACTATAGTCATGGATTTCTGCACCGATGTGGTGCAG AATCCCAAACGTGGTCGTTTTTGCTTTGAACTCCGCATGACAACGGGCCATAAATCCTTTACCCTGGCCGCCGAGAACGAGCAGGACTTTAAGGACTGGCTTAGCAAAATCAACTCGGTGCTAGCCCAAAATCGTGCTCAGGAAGAGAAGCGAAATGCTTCTCTGGAGCGTCAGCCCTCCATCGGTTCGAATCCAGGCCCCCAGCTGCAGCCACCGGCAATGGAACCCCCAACATTTGGCACCCTCAAAGGTTTAGATCAATCACTGCATCCCCAATTGATGAAGTACGGCAGGGAAACAGATCACTCGATTGCCTTGGCCAGGAGGGAACAACGCCGTCGGTTATTCGCCTGCTATCAGTCGCCAGCCAAGAGCAGCGGTAGTGATAATGTAGAGCAGTATCGCGAGCACTTTGGCACACGGCTACTGCTCACCTGCCACAACCTGCGTTTCCGGCTGCAGTGCATCCCGCAGGACGAGGGCTCGGCGGCTGGAGTTGAACAGCAAGTGGAGCCCTATATCACCAGCCTGGCTTTGTACGATGCCAAGGCGAATCGAAAGTTGAGCGAGAACTTTTACTTCAACGTGAATGAGCAATGGGCAGCCCAGTTATTGCCGAATACTCCAGTTCCTTCGTCGGTGGCTGGTTGTGGAGTTCCTCGAAAGTCGGCGGAGGGCGATGAAAGGAGCTCTGCCTCCCAGGCACCGCACTCCCTATTCGATGGAGTCTCCGCCGAGTTGCTGCGATCGAATCGCCAGCAATTTCAGCAGCTCAGACAGTGTATGCTTTCTGTGACTGCCCCACATGCCGATATCTATTTG GTGGTGCGAGTGGAGAAACTTCTGCAATCTGGAATAGCTCAGGCTGCAGAACCCTATCTAAAAGCTGGCAAGGATCCCAAGTTGGGTCAGAAAGTCTACAAGGCGGCAAAGAGTTGTGCTCAGCACATTGGGCACTATAGACAGCCTTTTGCCTGGGCAGCAAGACCTCTGTTCAAGCAATACAGCCACGAATTGGATGTAGATCCCAAAAGAGAGTTCGAATTCAGTCCCATTTACCGCCAGGAATTACCCAAACTGAGAGACGATGAACTCCTCAAGCTGTTGATCGATTACCGCAAGCCGGAGAAACTGAGCAAACTAACCATCATTCCTGGTAGCCTGaagatgcagatgcagttTCTGGACCAAACGACGCCGTGTGGCTTAAGTAAATCCCTGGCTCCTTTGTCCACTTTTAGTCCAAATTCCAAGCAATCGCCCACTGTCGAGTTGGCCGAATTCCAGAGCCAAAGTGAACGGGATGCGCATCCTTATACGAGTTTCTGCAACCACCTCTATGTGTATCCCTTGAGTTTGCAGTTCGACAGCCAGAAATTATTCTCGCGAGCCAGAAACATCACGGTTGTGGTGGAGCTACGGGATGGCGATGGGGAGTACAGCAAACCTTTGAAG TGCATCTATGGTCGCCCTGGCCAGGACCTTTTGGTATCCCAGATAGCCTGCCCGGTGCTTCATCACAATGTCACGCCCACTTGGTACGAGGAGATCAAGCTACGACTTCCTTTGGGTCTTTTTCCGGAACACCACCTGCTCTTCTCCTTTTACCATGTTTCCTGCAATCTGAGCAAGAAAAGGGATGCCCATGCGGCTTTTGAGACACCTATCGGATATGCTTGGCTGCCGTTGCTTCAGAAGAATCGCATTTGCTTGGAGGAACAGCAGCTACCGGTGGCTGCCACTTTGCCAGTGGGCTATCTCTCGATTCAGCCCCTGGGATGGGGCAAGGGG CAGAACTGCGGACCGGATATTCAGTGGATTGATAATCAGAGGAATCTCTACACGGTGGGATTGCGTCTGGATTCCACGGTTCTTACGGCCGATCAGCACTTGCATAACTTTTTTGGACACTGCGAGAGATTACTGGAGGGTGGAAAAACTGGAGCTGTGccggcggaaacggaaacctGCAAGATTTTGAAAGCAGCCCACGCCATCGATATGAAGTCGCTGATTAACTATCTACCTACGCTACTCAATGAGCTCTTCACTCTGCTTGTTCACACTCAGTCCGAAGAAATAGGCTTAAATGTGATCCGATTGATAACGAACATTATCCATTTGATAAGCGATCAGGCTAAGAGAGCCGATCTCTTGGCAGCCTATGTGAAATATGTGTTTCATGCACCCTACTACAGCCAGCAAACTGCTAGGCAGAGGACAGTCCATGGAGAACTCTGCAGGCACTTGCCGTACCTCCTGAATCCCAGTAATCCCGATTTCCTGATCGTCAACAAATTCATGAGATACTCCTCGATATTCTTCGATCTAATTGTAAAGAGTATGGCCCAACATTTGCTGGCCACTGGCAGGATTCGAATGCTGCGCAACGAGCGGTTTCCCAAGGAGTATGCCGATCGGGTGGAGCAATTGATCAAAGCTTTAATGCCCTACATAACCACTCGATTTGAGGATTTGGGCGAGGAAACGAATCTGCTGAATCGCTCCTTGTCTAAATTTGTGCGCCAGTGTCTGACTTACATGGACAGGGGATTTGTCTTTCGATTGATTCGCTGTTACATGGGAGAGTTTTCGCCTGGCAATCCGCGGATACTCCACGAATACAAGTTCAACTTTCTGCAAGAGATTTGCCAGCATGAGCACTATGTACCGCTTAATCTGCCATTTGTTCTGAATCCGAAGAACAGACCTCCCGAAATGATGCAGCACTTTACTCTTTCCGAGCAATTCTGCAGGCAGCATTTCCTATCGGGACTGCTGCTCCAGGAACTAAAGAGTAGTCTCAATGAAGTGGGTCATGTAAGGCGACATGGTCTGGGAATCTTCAAGGATCTCCTGGCCAAGCACGAGTTGGATAACCGATATCAGCAGAGGGGTCAGCTCTCTAGGATCGCCCTGCTCTATGTTCCCTGGCTGGGCGTTGTGATGGACAACATCCACCGGATTGATGACTTGTCGGAGTCTGGAGCCTGTACGCCCAATGGTCATGTTTATGCGGACTCTGCTTCCTACACCAAGCGCTTGAGTTGCTCTAGTAGCTATGTATTCAGCAAGGACTCCTCCACTTTTGGCTCCTTGACTTCGACTCCGCGTTCGAAGAATCGACTGACCGTGCACTGCGATCAGCCGAGTCCATATCGCACTTCGGTTCACATCAAGGAGCACAACTACTTGGCTGCCATCGCTGGGCAGCCCATCAGCAATGGCATCTCCAATCTCTCacttaattcgaatacggatTCGGGG CACTCACAGGACACCACCACAATTGGAGCCTACACCAATGGAGATACAGATGTGGCCCTGAGGAATGGACACAATCGCTCGGTGAGCGTCACCCATGCACAGATCCTCTCCCGTTGCGATAAATTCAGTTCCGTGGAGAGCAAGGACCTTCTCCTGGGCTTCTTGTTCATCATCAAGCACCTCTCGCAGGACCAAATGGTGGGCTGGTGGCAGAACTGCAATGAATCCGAGACCCTGCAGTTTCTCTCCATTCTGGATCTCTGCCTCCTCCAATTTCGCTATGTGGGCAAGAAAAGTGTGGTGATAACTTCGGATACCCGGCAAGGACGTTTGGCTAAGGCCAACACTCTGCCAGCAAGGACACAACCACCCACAGGGTTGGAAAATGGCAACCAGGAACAGCAGCCAAATAGTGGAACTCTGAATCAAACCAGGGAACATCTCCTGGAGGACATGGATACTCTGGCTAGGAGTCAATTGGCTCTTTATGAGTCTAATTTGGCCACCGAAGTGGGCATGATAATATTGGATTGCTTGGGGATGTATGTCCTGCAATTCAGGCAACTCCTGGCAGACAGCTTAATCCTGCCCAAAGTGGCAAGGGTTTACCTGAGATTCCTGCAGTTGGGCCAATCGGAAAGGCTCTCCAAACACGTCTTCGCTGCCTTGAGAGCGTTTATCAACAACTATGCAATGGCCCTGTTCAAAGGCAATGCCATGTTGTGTGGTCAGATGGTTTATGAGCTCCTGAAGGCCTGCGATAGTCGCCTGGTGGAGATTCGCCACGAATCTTGTGCGGTTTTATACCTTCTCATGCGCAGTAACTTTGAGTTCAGTGGCAGGAAAGCTCTGACGCGAGTGCATCTGCAAGTTATAATCTCAGTATCGCAGATGATTGGCAACGTAATCGGGCTGAACAATGCCAGGTTTCAGGAGAGCCTGTCCATCATCAATAGCTATGCGAATAGCGATAAGGCGATGAAGGGCACCGGTTTCCCCATGGAGGTCAAGGATTTAACGCGACGAGTTCGAACTGTGCTCATGGCAACTGCCCAAATGCAGGCTCACCACATGGATCCTGAAAGGTTGCTGGAACTGCAGCATTCCTTGGCCAATTCATATGCCTCCACGCCAGAGCTCCGGCACACTTGGCTGGTGACCATGGCCAGAAATCACGAGCAGAATGGAAACTTTTCGGAGTCCGCCTGTTGTCATCTCCATATAGCTGCTTTGATGTGCGAATATCTGCGCTTGAGAGGTGGTTGCTCTCTTAGTTGGTCATCAACTGCTTTCGGGAAGATATCTAGGAATATACCCCTAGATGAGCAGGGCCTGAAACTGGATGCCGGTGCTCAGGACTCGCAGTACACAGAACAAATGCTCCTGGAGCAACTGAAGCAGTGTGCCGATTTCTTGGACCGCGCCGAAAGATTCGAGTGCCTCGGAGAGCTCTACAAACTCATCCTGCCCATGTACGAAAGGGATCGCAGTTACCTAGACCTGGCCCACTGCTACGAACATCTCACCCAAGCCTATAATAAAATCGTAGAGGTGAATCGTTCAGGAAAGCGAATGTTGGGTCGCTTTTACCGAGTCGTCTTCTATGGAATG atgTACTTTGAAGAGGATCATGCCATCGAGTACGTGTACAAGGAGCCAAAGCTAACTTCGCTGAGCGAAATCTCCGAGCGACTGGCGAAACAGTACAAGGAGAAGTTTGGAGCCGATGTGGTCAAGATGATCATGGACTCGTCACCG gttaAAGTGGACGAATTGGATGCCAAACTTGCCTACATACAGGTCACCCATGTGATTCCGTTCTTCTCCAAAGACGAGCTTGACCAGCGGCTCAATGAATTCGAGCAGAATCATGATGTGGACACTTTTATGTACGAAACCCCGTTCACCAAATCGGGAGCAGCCCGTGGCAGCGTAGAAGAGCAATGGAAACGCAAGACAGttataaaaa CTCAATATTCCTTCCCCTACGTTCTCAAACGTATACCCGTAAAATCCCGCGAAATCATCGAACTTAGTCCCATTGAGGTGGCGATCGATGAGATGCAATCCAAGGTTTCAGAGCTGGAGGAGATTATTCTCCCGCCAGCCGATGTGAAGAAGTTGCAGCTGCGTCTGCAGGGAAGTGTGGCGGTGACGGTAAATGCCGGTCCTTTGGCCTACGCCCATGCCTTCCTCGATGCAAAGGTGGTCAATAACTTTTCACTGGATCGCGTTGGAGATCTTAAGGACGTCTTTCG CGACTTTATTGTGGTCTGCCAGAAGGCTCTGTTCCTCAACGAGCGGATCATCAGCGCGGACCAGAAGGAGTACCATCATGTGCTGAAGGAGAACTACGAGAAGCTGTGCCTGGCGCTCAGTGAGTTGCTCGACGACGAGTCCTTCCAGCCGCTCGGCGACGATGCCGACAGCATAAACCAGCGCAACAGCATGGCTTTGTTCAATGCGATCAGTGGCGCCTCCCATAACTCAAGTACTGCTTAA